One Clupea harengus chromosome 12, Ch_v2.0.2, whole genome shotgun sequence DNA segment encodes these proteins:
- the ppp2cb gene encoding serine/threonine-protein phosphatase 2A catalytic subunit beta isoform, whose translation MDDKTFTKELDQWVEQLNECKQLSENQVRTLCEKAKEILTKESNVQEVRCPVTVCGDVHGQFHDLMELFRIGGKSPDTNYLFMGDYVDRGYYSVETVTLLVALKVRFPERITILRGNHESRQITQVYGFYDECLRKYGNANVWKYFTDLFDYLPLTALVDGQIFCLHGGLSPSIDTLDHIRALDRLQEVPHEGPMCDLLWSDPDDRGGWGISPRGAGYTFGQDISETFNHANGLTLVSRAHQLVMEGYNWCHDRNVVTIFSAPNYCYRCGNQAAIMELDDTLKYSFLQFDPAPRRGEPHVTRRTPDYFL comes from the exons ATGGACGATAAAACATTTACGAAGGAATTAGACCAATGGGTCGAACAGCTCAATGAGTGTAAGCAGCTCTCGGAAAATCAAGTGAGGACGTTGTGCGAAAAG GCCAAGGAGATCCTGACCAAGGAGTCCAACGTGCAGGAGGTCCGCTGTCCAGTCACCGTCTGCGGAGATGTGCATGGCCAGTTTCACGACCTCATGGAGCTCTTCAGAATCGGGGGCAAGTCACCAGACACCAACTACCTGTTCATGGGGGACTATGTGGACAGAGGCTACTACTCGGTGGAGACGGTCACGCTGCTCGTTGCATTGAAG GTCCGATTCCCAGAGCGCATCACGATACTGCGGGGAAACCACGAGAGcagacagatcacacaggtcTACGGCTTCTATGACGAGTGCCTGAGGAAATACGGCAATGCCAACGTGTGGAAGTACTTCACAGACCTCTTTGACTACCTGCCTCTGACTGCCCTGGTTGATGGACAG ATCTTCTGCCTGCACGGGGGCCTCTCCCCATCAATAGACACACTGGACCACATCCGGGCCCTCGACCGCCTACAGGAAGTTCCACACGAG GGGCCAATGTGTGACCTGCTGTGGTCGGATCCTGATGACCGCGGCGGCTGGGGGATCTCTCCTCGAGGTGCTGGATACACCTTCGGACAGGACATCTCTGAAACCTTCAACCACGCTAACGGTCTTACTCTGGTGTCACGAGCTCACCAGCTAGTTATGGAG ggctaCAACTGGTGTCACGATAGAAACGTGGTCACCATTTTCAGTGCGCCAAACTACTGCTATCGTTGTGGCAATCAAGCTGCCATCATGGAACTGGATGATACTCTTAAATATTCCTT CCTTCAGTTTGACCCTGCACCTCGACGTGGAGAGCCCCACGTGACTCGCCGTACCCCTGACTACTTCTTATAA